A single window of Channa argus isolate prfri chromosome 2, Channa argus male v1.0, whole genome shotgun sequence DNA harbors:
- the gcfc2 gene encoding GC-rich sequence DNA-binding factor 2, protein MFTKKPRRNFRQRKASSSDEENQQKNSGDGEGHEKTAAVVNKASKLAQGRGISCSSKREATPPKPDNSDEEDGETLDVTGKREEKKKDKDEGNKNANTILSFSDDKEAEEPTFKLRKSSDKAVLFQARKKEASAAKKTLSAASGDVPHSGTSSQDYGNQALPHAPPHDNSDGDDDDDVSSNNDDDSDGSSVRSFSASSASDSSRSAAKPVIIPNSEAIKAARRQRRATRTQKEFIPLGKGGLSPSGSSPDHYSRSNEDDRLDDNDDDDELDDHERVIEFAPRLKSIRERIADKLGGSDGSLSWTDGEEQELWEETQIEKGVKRRPGGQSPSGSECSSYSISSSSSRRDRQRPKKKSAGVRIPKTLPHVSVSVVKKRIMGKLDSLKEVHRARQAELRRMEGDVESAKTSVETLEETSSERQLKFYRAMTLYVHNLVECLQEKVVEINSLELELHTLLSDHMEALEVQRRHKIKEQADYLQQLSYGSDERSECLGNGNENQGEADVATEAEEDSQDIPEDTQLSAEEEEQVQKKMADILSRSQAVFSDVQHDFCDVKKILSRFEEWRASYSDSYHSAYISLCLPKLLNPIIRHQLLAWNPLKDASGDFENLPWFTALETFCHGHGHEELDHTDRQTLSNVIEKTVLSKITTYVELLWDPISRCQSVCLSNVCHRLNEDYSIFKGEQSKQVKALIDAVLRRLRSCVDEDVFIPLYPKKYLEDRSSPQSRFRDQQFWMAIKLLGNMGKWDLLLPESGLKELMLDKLLNRYLMITLYSQTQSSDTVRACNKIADSLPPSWFNGKLPQLQNFTNYLVDKIHAICKQQPPEDPKTRSAVIEVLQILSKIRSHHSIMTIGEKYHYEDVIYSHQLLNQDTE, encoded by the exons ATGTTTACCAAAAAGCCCAGGAGAAATTTTCGGCAGAGGAAGGCGAGCTCCAGTGACGAGGAGAACCAGCAGAAGAACAGCGGAGATGGGGAAGGGCATGAGAAAACAGCAGCGGTTGTAAATAAGGCGTCCAAGTTGGCCCAGGGCCGCGGCATCTCATGCAGCTCCAAGCGGGAAGCGACGCCTCCAAAACCGGACAACAGTGATGAAGAGGACGGGGAGACGTTGGACGTGACagggaaaagagaagagaagaagaaagataaaGATGAAGGGAATAAGAACGCAAATACCATCCTCAGTTTCTCTGACGATAAAGAAG CTGAGGAACCAACCTTTAAACTTAGGAAGTCCTCTGATAAAGCTGTGCTGTTCCAAGCGAGAAAGAAGGAAGCTTCAGCTGCCAAGAAAACTCTCAGTGCAG CTAGTGGTGATGTTCCACATTCTGGAACCTCTAGCCAGGATTATGGCAATCAGGCTTTGCCACATGCTCCACCACATGATAATAGCGATGGTGATGACGATGATGACGTCAGCagtaataatgatgatgacagtgatggaaGTAGTGTCAGGTCTTTCTCCGCCAGCTCAGCCTCAGACTCCAGCCGCTCTGCTGCTAAACCgg TAATCATCCCTAACTCTGAAGCGATTAAAGCAGCCAGGAGGCAGCGTCGTGCCACTCGGACTCAGAAGGAGTTCATTCCCTTGGGTAAAGGTGGACTCAGCCCCTCTGGAAGCAGCCCAGATCACTACAGTAGGAGCAATGAAGATGACAGActtgatgataatgatgatgatgatgagctAGATGATCATGAGAGAGTAATCGAGTTTGCTCCACGATTAAAGAGCATCAGAGAGAGGATTGCAGACAAGCTTG GAGGAAGTGATGGGAGTCTTTCATGGACTGATGGGGAGGAGCAGGAACTCTGGGAGGAGACCCAAATTGAGAAGGGAGTTAAGAGGCGGCCAGGAGGACAG AGCCCATCTGGCAGTGAATGCAGCAGctacagcatcagcagcagtagcagcaggcGAGATAGACAAAGGCCGAAGAAGAAGTCAGCAGGGGTCAGGATCCCAAAGACTCTCCCTCACGTCAGTGTTTCAGTAGTCAAGAAGCGGATCATGGGAAa aCTTGACTCTCTGAAGGAGGTGCACAGAGCACGACAGGCAGAGCTGAGGAGGATGGAGGGGGATGTTGAAAGTGCTAAAACCTCAGTGGAAACGCTGGAGGAAACTTCCTCAGAGAGGCAGCTGAAGTTTTACCGAGCCATGACCCTGTATGTCCACAACCTGGTGGAGTGTCTGCAGGAGAAG GTTGTTGAGATCAACTCCTTGGAACTGGAGCTTCACACTCTGCTGTCTGACCACATGGAGGCACTAGAGGTTCAAAGACGACACAAGATTAAGGAGCAGGCCGACTACCTGCAGCAGCTGAGCT aTGGCTCGGATGAACGTAGTGAATGCTTGGGCAACGGAAACGAGAATCAAGG TGAGGCTGACGTTGCTACTGAAGCTGAGGAAGACTCCCAGGATATTCCcgaagacacacagctttcagcagaagaagaagagcaggTGCAGAAGAAGATGG CTGATATCCTGTCGAGGTCCCAGGCAGTGTTTTCGGACGTTCAGCACGACTTCTGCGACGTTAAAAAGATTCTGTCTCGCTTTGAGGAATGGAGAGCGTCTTACTCTGACTCTTACCACAGTGCCTACATCTCCCTGTGTCTGCCTAAGTTGTTGAACCCCATTATAAGACACCAGTTACTGGCATGGAATCCACTAAAG GATGCCAGTGGTGACTTTGAGAACCTCCCATGGTTCACAGCCCTCGAGACCTTTTGTCACGGACACGGTCATGAGGAGCTggaccacacagacagacaaacactatCTAATGTCATAGAAAAGACTGTCCTGTCTAAAATAACAA CCTATGTGGAGTTGCTGTGGGATCCCATTTCCCGCTGTCAGTCGGTCTGTCTGTCCAATGTTTGCCACAGACTGAATGAGGACTATTCCATCTTTAAAGGCGAACAGAGTAAACAAGTCAAG GCATTGATAGACGCTGTGCTCAGGCGACTGAGAAGCTGTGTAGATGAAGATGTCTTCATTCCTCTGTACCCTAAGAA GTACCTAGAAGACAGGTCATCTCCTCAAAGTCGCTTCAGGGACCAGCAGTTCTGGATGGCCATAAAA CTACTAGGCAACATGGGGAAATGGGATTTGCTTCTTCCTGAGTCGGGATTGAAGGAACTGATGTTGGACAAACTGCTGAACCGCTACCTGATGATAACCCTGTACAGTCAGACTCAATCCAGCGATACCGTTCGTGCCTGCAACAAG ATAGCAGATAGTTTGCCGCCGTCTTGGTTTAATGGTAAATTGCCTCAGCTCCAGAATTTCACAAACTATCTAGTTGACAAAATTCACGCAATCTGCAAACAACAACCTCCCGAAGATCCAAAGACTAg GTCTGCTGTGATCGAAGTGCTTCAGATTCTGAGTAAGATAAGGAGCCATCACTCTATCATGACTATAGGAGAGAAATATCACTATGAAGATGTCATCTACTCTCACCAGCTGCTGAACCAAGAcacagaatga